A genomic window from Streptomyces broussonetiae includes:
- a CDS encoding GNAT family N-acetyltransferase produces MDNPANGLTFRAATDADVDVLVALIESAYRGDSSRTGWTTEADILQGQRTDPEGVLEVIKSPDSRLLTVEQDGGVVACCQLEHRGDHAYFGMFAVSPALQGAGLGKVVMAEAERQAREDWGVTEMHMTVISVRNDLITWYERRGYRRTGQMSPFPYGDERFGIPQRDDLQFELLVKPLV; encoded by the coding sequence ATGGACAACCCCGCCAACGGACTCACCTTCCGCGCCGCGACGGACGCCGACGTGGACGTCCTGGTCGCGCTGATCGAGTCGGCCTACCGCGGCGACTCCAGTCGAACCGGGTGGACCACCGAGGCGGACATCCTACAGGGACAGCGCACCGACCCCGAGGGCGTGCTCGAGGTGATCAAGTCGCCGGACAGCCGACTGCTGACGGTGGAGCAGGACGGCGGCGTCGTCGCCTGCTGCCAGCTCGAACACCGCGGCGACCACGCCTACTTCGGCATGTTCGCCGTCAGCCCCGCCCTGCAGGGCGCCGGCCTCGGCAAGGTGGTCATGGCCGAGGCGGAGCGCCAGGCCCGCGAGGACTGGGGTGTCACGGAGATGCACATGACGGTGATCTCCGTACGGAACGACCTGATCACCTGGTACGAGCGCCGCGGCTACCGCCGTACGGGACAGATGAGCCCGTTCCCGTACGGCGACGAGCGCTTCGGCATCCCGCAGCGCGACGACCTCCAGTTCGAGCTGCTGGTCAAGCCGCTGGTGTGA
- a CDS encoding SDR family oxidoreductase, translating into MVGNGSLKGAVIAVAGAGGPAGHAALVRLAEAGAVVVGADNNPERLAEAVDAARYANGGATVTGETVDLLSLDSTRDWAARIEKDHGRIDGLVHLVGGWRGSANFAETDLADWDLLEKLLIRTVQHTSLAFFDGLLRSDRGRYLLISAAGASKPTAGNAAYSAAKAAAEAWALAMADGLRKAQAAEGAEGLTSAAAILVVKALVHDAMRAERPNAKFAGFTDVKDLAEAIEGVWSKPAAEVNGNRLWLTEKP; encoded by the coding sequence ATGGTGGGGAACGGGTCTCTCAAGGGTGCGGTGATCGCGGTGGCCGGCGCGGGCGGACCCGCCGGGCATGCTGCGCTGGTCCGGCTCGCAGAGGCGGGCGCGGTCGTCGTCGGCGCCGACAACAACCCCGAGCGCCTGGCGGAGGCCGTCGACGCCGCCCGTTACGCGAACGGCGGAGCCACGGTCACCGGCGAGACGGTCGACCTGCTCAGCCTGGACTCGACGCGGGACTGGGCGGCGCGCATCGAGAAGGACCACGGGCGCATCGACGGCCTGGTCCACCTCGTCGGCGGCTGGCGCGGCAGCGCGAACTTCGCCGAGACCGATCTCGCGGACTGGGACCTGCTGGAGAAGCTGCTGATCCGCACCGTCCAGCACACCTCCCTGGCCTTCTTTGACGGCCTGCTGCGCAGCGACCGCGGTCGCTACCTGCTGATCAGTGCCGCCGGCGCCTCGAAGCCCACGGCGGGCAACGCGGCGTACTCCGCGGCCAAGGCCGCCGCCGAGGCGTGGGCGCTCGCCATGGCCGACGGCCTGCGCAAGGCGCAGGCCGCGGAGGGCGCCGAGGGGCTGACCTCCGCGGCTGCCATCCTGGTGGTGAAGGCGTTGGTCCACGACGCGATGCGCGCGGAGCGGCCCAACGCGAAGTTCGCGGGTTTCACGGACGTCAAGGACCTGGCCGAGGCCATCGAGGGCGTCTGGAGCAAGCCCGCCGCCGAAGTGAACGGAAACCGTCTGTGGCTGACCGAGAAGCCGTGA
- a CDS encoding DUF6421 family protein, which yields MTEILVQAAMEGQIPSSTRVIEHPAWPVLKDAVEQIRPWQSKDGSIDFAVEGAPARTDAEAAVRRVVEAIELLSPLLPHDKAYHQAAVEDLRRWAEGGFEVPDFLDSLLAFQPAAHRADGLQHLVVFPMYTQNGNLDRNLEAVVLRMVWPDWLAELERTRYDNPLFCGITFEDFTSGYDTNSAVLFPETIAVREAPERFSWGGIFCDREAARFRRVTDAAVDLLGLQLPEDIAAMVHDQKRCEEAFVLWDMVHDRTHSHGDLPFDPFMIKQRQPFWMYGLEELRCDLTAFKEAVKLQADGVPQARDVQYAVLFDRMFRFPVTGDRVRNYDGLGGQLLFAYLHKHDVIRWTDNKLSIDWERAPQVTNQLCAEIETLYRDGIDRPKLVHWFAGYELVAGYLAPHPGSKWAKGPDALDLTQPPRKLVDDVLPDEFPLSMFYEALSKKLKNVIASTKGITADGAERAAA from the coding sequence ATGACGGAAATTCTTGTGCAGGCGGCTATGGAGGGGCAGATTCCTTCATCGACCAGGGTGATTGAGCACCCGGCCTGGCCCGTGCTCAAGGATGCCGTGGAGCAGATCCGGCCATGGCAGAGCAAGGACGGATCGATCGACTTCGCCGTCGAGGGTGCCCCGGCCAGGACCGACGCCGAGGCGGCCGTGCGGCGTGTCGTCGAGGCGATCGAGCTGCTCTCCCCGCTGCTCCCGCACGACAAGGCCTACCACCAGGCCGCCGTGGAGGATTTGCGGCGCTGGGCCGAGGGCGGCTTCGAGGTGCCCGACTTCCTGGACTCCCTGCTGGCCTTCCAGCCCGCCGCGCACCGCGCGGACGGCCTGCAGCACCTGGTCGTCTTCCCGATGTACACGCAGAACGGCAACCTGGACCGCAACCTCGAGGCGGTCGTGCTGCGCATGGTCTGGCCGGACTGGCTGGCCGAGCTGGAGCGTACCCGCTACGACAACCCGCTGTTCTGCGGTATCACGTTCGAGGACTTCACCTCCGGCTACGACACCAACTCGGCGGTCCTCTTCCCGGAGACCATCGCCGTGCGCGAGGCGCCGGAACGTTTCTCCTGGGGTGGCATCTTCTGCGACCGCGAGGCCGCCCGCTTCCGCCGGGTCACCGACGCGGCCGTCGACCTCCTGGGCCTTCAGCTGCCCGAGGACATCGCCGCGATGGTCCACGACCAGAAGCGCTGCGAAGAGGCCTTCGTGCTGTGGGACATGGTCCACGACCGCACCCACAGCCACGGCGACCTGCCGTTCGACCCGTTCATGATCAAGCAGCGCCAGCCGTTCTGGATGTACGGCCTGGAGGAGCTGCGCTGCGACCTCACCGCCTTCAAGGAGGCCGTGAAGCTCCAGGCGGACGGGGTCCCGCAGGCCCGTGACGTGCAGTACGCGGTGCTCTTCGACCGGATGTTCCGCTTCCCGGTCACCGGTGACCGTGTACGCAACTACGACGGCCTCGGCGGCCAGCTGCTCTTCGCCTACCTGCACAAGCACGACGTCATCCGCTGGACCGACAACAAGCTCTCCATCGACTGGGAGCGCGCTCCGCAGGTCACCAACCAGCTGTGCGCCGAGATCGAGACGCTGTACCGGGACGGCATCGACCGTCCTAAGCTCGTGCACTGGTTCGCCGGCTACGAGCTGGTCGCCGGCTATCTCGCCCCGCACCCCGGCTCCAAGTGGGCCAAGGGCCCGGACGCCCTGGACCTGACGCAGCCGCCGCGCAAGCTCGTGGACGACGTGCTTCCGGACGAGTTTCCGCTGAGCATGTTCTATGAGGCGCTGTCGAAGAAGCTGAAGAACGTGATTGCCTCCACCAAGGGCATCACGGCGGACGGCGCCGAGCGGGCCGCCGCGTGA
- a CDS encoding transglutaminase domain-containing protein produces MELIQNTADLSAYLAADEVIDHHHPVVRETAARLAEGATDSYAYARAAYGFVRDAILHSADAGDPRVTWRASDVLEQRTGICYAKAHALAALLRAEDIPTALCYQRLAHDDGSGHAVHGLVAVRFHGAWHRQDPRGNKPGVDARFSLDGERLAWIPDAASGEVDHPLLYAEPHPLVIGALKAAPDRTYLWKTLPDAL; encoded by the coding sequence ATGGAGCTGATCCAGAACACCGCCGACCTCTCTGCCTACTTGGCCGCCGACGAGGTCATCGACCATCACCATCCCGTGGTGCGGGAGACGGCCGCCCGACTGGCCGAGGGTGCCACGGACTCGTATGCCTATGCGCGAGCCGCTTATGGGTTCGTGCGGGACGCCATCCTGCACTCCGCCGACGCCGGCGACCCACGCGTCACCTGGCGTGCCTCCGACGTGCTGGAGCAGCGCACCGGCATCTGCTACGCCAAGGCGCACGCGCTGGCTGCGCTGCTGCGGGCCGAGGACATCCCCACCGCCCTGTGCTACCAACGGCTGGCGCACGACGACGGCAGCGGTCACGCCGTGCACGGCCTGGTCGCCGTGCGCTTCCACGGCGCCTGGCACCGGCAGGACCCGCGTGGCAACAAGCCCGGTGTCGACGCCCGGTTCTCCCTGGACGGCGAGCGGCTGGCCTGGATCCCCGACGCGGCCTCCGGCGAGGTGGACCACCCGCTCCTGTACGCCGAGCCGCATCCGCTCGTCATCGGTGCCCTGAAGGCCGCACCGGACCGGACGTACCTGTGGAAGACGCTGCCGGACGCGCTCTGA
- a CDS encoding threonine aldolase family protein has product MNPPKTDARRHHDPQVRGFASDNYAGAHPEVLAALALANGGHQVAYGEDEYTENLQQIVRSHFGAGAEAFPVFNGTGANVVALQAVTDRWGAVICAESAHINVDEGGAPERMGGLKLLTVPTPDGKLTPELIDKQAWGFEDEHRAMPQVVSITQSTELGTLYTPAEIRAICEHAHAHGMKVHLDGSRIANAAASLDVPMRTFTSAVGVDILSLGGTKNGAVFGEAVVVINQDAVRQMKHLRKLSMQLASKMRFVSVQLEALLAKDLWLRNARHANEMAQRLAEGVRAVHGVEILYPVQANGVFARLPHDVSESLQQRFRFYFWDEAAGVVRWMCSFDTTEEDVDSFVAAVKEEMAR; this is encoded by the coding sequence GTGAACCCACCCAAGACCGACGCGCGTCGCCACCACGACCCGCAGGTCCGCGGTTTCGCCAGTGACAACTACGCCGGAGCCCACCCCGAGGTGCTCGCCGCCCTGGCCCTGGCCAACGGCGGCCACCAGGTGGCGTACGGCGAGGACGAGTACACCGAGAACCTCCAGCAGATCGTCCGCAGCCATTTCGGGGCCGGCGCGGAGGCCTTCCCGGTGTTCAACGGCACCGGCGCGAACGTGGTCGCGCTCCAGGCCGTCACCGACCGCTGGGGTGCGGTGATCTGCGCCGAGAGCGCGCACATCAACGTCGACGAGGGCGGCGCCCCCGAGCGCATGGGCGGCCTGAAGCTGCTCACCGTGCCCACCCCCGACGGCAAGCTCACGCCCGAGCTGATCGACAAGCAGGCCTGGGGCTTCGAGGACGAGCACCGCGCGATGCCGCAGGTCGTCTCGATCACCCAGAGCACGGAGCTGGGCACGCTCTACACGCCTGCGGAGATCCGTGCGATCTGCGAGCACGCCCACGCCCACGGCATGAAGGTGCACCTGGACGGCTCGCGCATAGCCAACGCGGCCGCCTCCCTGGACGTGCCCATGCGGACTTTCACCAGCGCGGTCGGCGTCGACATCCTCTCGCTCGGCGGGACGAAGAACGGCGCCGTGTTCGGTGAGGCCGTCGTCGTCATCAACCAGGACGCGGTGCGGCAGATGAAGCACCTGCGGAAGCTGTCCATGCAGCTCGCCTCCAAGATGCGCTTCGTCTCGGTGCAGTTGGAGGCGCTGCTGGCGAAGGACCTGTGGCTGCGCAACGCCCGGCACGCCAACGAGATGGCCCAGCGCCTGGCCGAGGGCGTGCGCGCGGTGCACGGGGTGGAGATCCTCTACCCGGTGCAGGCCAACGGCGTCTTCGCCAGGCTTCCGCACGACGTGAGCGAGAGTCTGCAGCAGCGGTTCCGGTTCTACTTCTGGGACGAGGCCGCCGGAGTGGTGCGCTGGATGTGTTCCTTCGACACCACGGAGGAGGACGTCGACAGCTTCGTGGCGGCGGTCAAGGAGGAGATGGCGCGCTAG
- a CDS encoding VOC family protein — protein MVHVLNSRTLLTPTDPERSRAFYGEQLGLSVYREFGTGPERGTVYFLGGGFLEVSGRSQTRPSPAVRLWLQVDDVTAAHEELREKGVGIVRPPVKEPWGLIEMWIADPDGVPIALVEIPTDHPMRYRPGI, from the coding sequence ATGGTGCACGTACTCAACAGCCGGACGCTGCTCACCCCCACCGACCCCGAGCGCTCCCGCGCCTTCTACGGCGAGCAGCTGGGGCTGTCCGTCTACCGCGAGTTCGGTACCGGCCCCGAGCGCGGGACGGTGTACTTCCTCGGCGGCGGCTTCCTGGAGGTCTCCGGGCGCTCCCAGACCCGGCCGTCGCCCGCGGTACGGCTGTGGCTGCAGGTCGACGACGTGACGGCCGCGCACGAGGAACTGCGGGAGAAGGGCGTCGGCATCGTCCGGCCGCCGGTGAAGGAGCCGTGGGGCCTGATCGAGATGTGGATCGCCGATCCGGACGGCGTCCCCATCGCCCTGGTGGAGATCCCGACGGACCATCCGATGCGGTACCGGCCGGGAATCTGA
- a CDS encoding glycerophosphodiester phosphodiesterase yields the protein MNFLTIGHRGVMGVEPENTLRSFVAAQDAGLDLIELDLHLSKDGALVVMHDDEVDRTTDGTGPIADKTLAELRALDAGRGERVPVFEEVLDVVRTPLQAEIKDVAAARALAEVMHERDLVGRVEVSSFHDDAIAEIARLVPGVRTALIGSRYGTDVVERAVAVGAPTLCLNIRRLTLEIVERARASGLRIIGWVVNTQDQLRLVRALELDGATTDFPEIKRTARFTA from the coding sequence TTGAACTTCCTTACCATCGGTCACCGCGGGGTCATGGGTGTCGAGCCCGAGAACACCCTTCGTTCGTTCGTTGCCGCGCAGGACGCCGGCCTCGATCTCATCGAACTCGATCTGCACCTGAGCAAGGACGGCGCCCTGGTCGTCATGCACGACGACGAGGTGGACCGTACGACCGACGGCACCGGGCCGATCGCCGACAAGACCCTGGCCGAGCTGCGCGCCCTGGACGCGGGCCGTGGAGAGCGGGTGCCGGTGTTCGAGGAGGTGCTGGACGTGGTGCGTACGCCACTGCAGGCCGAGATCAAGGATGTGGCGGCGGCCCGGGCGCTGGCGGAGGTGATGCACGAGCGGGACCTGGTCGGGCGGGTGGAGGTGTCCTCGTTCCACGACGACGCGATCGCCGAGATCGCCCGGCTGGTGCCGGGGGTGCGCACCGCGCTGATCGGGAGCCGCTACGGCACCGACGTGGTGGAGCGGGCCGTGGCCGTGGGCGCCCCGACCCTCTGCCTCAACATCCGCCGGCTCACCCTGGAGATCGTCGAGCGTGCGCGTGCGTCCGGCCTGCGCATCATCGGCTGGGTGGTCAACACGCAGGATCAGCTGCGGCTGGTGCGCGCCCTGGAGCTGGACGGCGCGACGACCGACTTCCCGGAGATCAAGCGCACCGCCCGCTTCACCGCGTGA